The window GGCCCTGGGCCCATCTCCCAGCACTCAATCTGCAAGACCCAGGAAGCCCTCAGGAGTGCCCCACCCCTctgcacccacccccaccccagtggaGATCTTCAGGCTATCTCAGGGCTCAGAGCTCAGTACTGGTCCACGAAGCACATTGAGTGGAGGGGGTTTTCCTCTCCAAAAGAaaggcctgggcctgggcccaGCCCAAGAGCCTGCCACTCTCAGCCACAAGCCAAGCAAGGCTAGAGGCCCTCAGCGTCCCTTCCTTCCTCGCTGACCAGGCTCCCCTTGCCCACCTACGTATGTCCATGCACCCCAAACGGTTTGCCAACCAGCCCTCACAGAGCACCCTGGGCCCCTTGCTGCTTGGCACCCACTCAGGGCAGGGGGTGAGGACACACCCACAGCTGCCCTTCTTGTGCTCTCACTGGCCAGGCCTTGACAAGCAGGTTGGACCTGCCCCCAGACTGGCCCGTGAGGCATAAAGCCGGCAAGGCAGCTCATGAGTCACCACTGCTCTGCACCATGAAGAGAAGCAGCGCCCTCCTGCTAGCGGCTCTCACTGTGCTCTGCACCTGCGGTGAGTCTGCACTGACAGGGGCTTCCAGCACATTCgggaggctggggccagaggagcAGGTGGGAACCTCGGAAACTAGACATCCAGGCACTGGACCTGCAGTGATTGATGCCCTCCTCCTCAGGCACCCCGACCCACTTCCATCACAGAACGTAGACATGGGCAATGACCCTGGTGCCCTTGCTGACCCCAGTCCCCAGGCAACCCTACCCCAACCGTAGACTGATCCCAACCGGCCCCGACCCCAGCCCagcttcaacccctgggtcaccACCAAGCCCAATGTCACCAACTCAGCCCAACTCAGGCTGACCCTGACCCCAATCCAAGCTCCAGGTAAGCCAACCTCACAGGAAGGGGAAATTCCCACCACATCAGAGGCTTGGCTTTCCTTCCTCAGTGATGCCAGGGAGCCCAGGGTGAAAAGAGGCAGCTGAGGTTAGGGTAACGGGAGGGGTCTGAGGGCAGGGGGAATTGGGGGATGTTGTGGAGGAAAATCCGGGGCAGGTGGGGTGGGCGTTGATGGGGAGGGTCTGGAGAACCACTGAGGCTGGAGGTGGGAAGTCTGgggctggggttgggaagagtcctgtCCTGGCATCATCTCACCCCCGCAATACAGGGCTGGCCACAGGGGAGGACACCGAAGAGCTTTTCATGGACTTCCTGCAAACGCTGCTGGTGGGGTCTACGGAGGAGCTCTATGAGGGGCCCCTGAGCAGGTACAACATCAATGCAGATGCCAAGGCAGCAATAGAAGAGCTCAAGTCCTGCATAGACGGCCTACAGCCCATGCACAAGGCGGAGCTGGTCAAGCTGCTGGTAttgtggccgggggtgggggggacacccATTCCCTAAAGGCCTGCAACCCTGGCAGGACCCACAGCCCCATTCCTTAGGCCCTTGACTAAATGCCATAGCCCCTCATCGCGCACCCAGTATAGCAACCCCACGCCCCACCATCCCACAGACACCTTCCCCCACCTCCGCCAGCAGAGGGGAACATCCCAGACCTCACCGCCCACATCAGCCTTCAGCCTCCCCTACGTGCACATACATGCATACGCACATGCTCACCtctgcacacacatgcaaacacatgcacacaccctgcTTCCCCAGCTGCTGGGAGGGGACTGGCTGCAATGTGCAGAGGCGGGCCTGAGCCTGTTTGCCTGATGGAGCTGTGGCTCTCCAGTTAATGATCACTGGGCATGGAACCGCCAGGCCCCTTGGCCCACACGTGTCTGCCTTCCAGGTGCAAGTGCTGGGCAGTCAGGACGATGCCTAGTGGACCCCAGACGTGGCTCCAAGCAGCCATAGGACCAGCTACACAAGCAGCCATGATGACAACACCCCTACCACTTCCGTACGCATGAATTTATCCTCAAGTCGTCCAATCAATAAAGCCTCCTGTAGCTCAGGCTCTGgatcctctctctccccaccctcagGGACACTACAGACTCCCATACACAGGGTCATGTAGTGGCGCACACATGTGTAAGTAACCCCACATAGAGGGCAGACCCACCAACCAAAGTCCAGGCAGACACCCTTGTAAGGAGGTAGACAAAGCCAGCCAGCGTGTAGGCAGACATGTAGATGCAGGGAGGCATTGGACACAAGAAGGTCGGCAGAGGCAgacgcaggggcaggggcaggggcaggggcttagAGCAAGGAGCGGCAGAGAGCCCCAGAGAGAGGCAGTGGCCAGGGCTGAGGGTACAGGCTGTGTGGGGGCGCTCTACGTCTGAAGGTTATCATTTTGAGACAATAAATGCGCACAACGTACACATGACATGGGTCCAGGGGTTGAGAAGTTACTCAAGGAAACAGACAAAGTCCCAGCTGGAGCCCCAGGAGGATTCTGCTAGTGAGGACGCTCAGGGTCCAATGGTGGGCACAGCCCGCGTGGTCGGGGGCGAGCAGTGTCAGAGGAAGGCCCCTCAGCAGCTCCCCATGCCAACACCTGCCCCCAAACCAGGACAGGCCTGCCCTTTCCTGGATCCCTGGACCCCCAACAGCcttcttgtgcctcagtttccccaggtcagtagtcTCAACTGGGGGCAGGATTGAGCAGGTTCAGCTCTGCCCCTAACAACCTTACTCCTTGCCTCGCTGTGCTGGTCCCGGCCCTAGCAGCCCCCTGCCTGTCCTCTGCACTCTACCCTGAACCCTgcaaagaagagcaaagaaaagTCTTGGTCCTGAGCCAGCCATGGTGTGGGTGGAGGTCCTGCGGGCTGGGGCCATTGTCTCCATCACATAGACAGTGATCTAGAATCCACCATCCCACAGAGCCACATTCTAGAGCTCAGAGGCAGGGACGCCTCCCCAGTTCTTGACGCCcccagggggagaggggaggcctTCCTCTCCATGCTCCTTTTCTGGAACACCCTGGCACCAAGGCTGGTGGACGGGACCACCTCTGAGAAGGCTCAGTCCATAGGTCGCTCTGAGTGCTGCTCCCAGACCAAAGAGGTGAGGGCCCCTCCAGAGcggccccctccccactccagggCAAGTCTCATGCAAGAAGTTCCCCATCTTTGTCCATGCTCCTTACCCAGTCACACTCAGAGTCCTCTGAGCAGGAGGAACCTGCCCAGACCCCCTCAAAGCCACTGTGGGCAGGTCCACAAGCGCTAAGAGAGCTTCATGGGCTTGTCTGTGAGGCTCTGATGCTCCTCCTCTTGGGGGGGTGCAGCAGAGCCAACCCACTGCTCTAAGCAGAGGCTCCCAGTGACCCTTGGTCTGGGCCCCAAGTCAAGACCGCACTGAGGAGGCACACTGCCTGCAGTTCTGCCCATCAGTGCGGGCAAAGGCAGTGACGAGGGTGGAGGGCCCAGGCCTTCCAGCACTCGGTCACCCTCCCATCCATGGACAGAACCAGTCATGGCGGAAGAGGTATGGGTGGGCACCTGGAGGCCCCATCGTCCCCGGGGGCCCATCATGGCCCTCTACAGCAGCCCTGGACCCAAGTACCTGATTCCACCCACCACGGGTAAGCCCTTGGGACTctgggagggtggggcaggggaaaCAGACGCCAGGTCTGGGGTGGGCCTGGGGTGAGCCTGGGCTCCTCTCTCACTCCCAGCCTATCAACTCCTCTAGGGTCgatggggggttggggggaagcgCACCGTCTGGTTCCAGGCCGCTCAGAATCCCTGCCCC is drawn from Bubalus kerabau isolate K-KA32 ecotype Philippines breed swamp buffalo chromosome 5, PCC_UOA_SB_1v2, whole genome shotgun sequence and contains these coding sequences:
- the SCGB1C1 gene encoding secretoglobin family 1C member 1, which gives rise to MKRSSALLLAALTVLCTCGLATGEDTEELFMDFLQTLLVGSTEELYEGPLSRYNINADAKAAIEELKSCIDGLQPMHKAELVKLLVQVLGSQDDA